A window of the Gossypium hirsutum isolate 1008001.06 chromosome A05, Gossypium_hirsutum_v2.1, whole genome shotgun sequence genome harbors these coding sequences:
- the LOC107957537 gene encoding E3 ubiquitin-protein ligase UPL2 — MANIRSTLPSRLRQLLSGETTISPSIKLDSEPPPQIKAFIDKVIQSPLQDIAIPLSGFRWEYSKGNFHHWRPLFLHFDTYFKTYLSCRNDLLLSDKILEDDNPVPKQAVLQILRVMQTILENCHNKSSFDGLENFKLLLSSTDPEILIATLETLFALVKINPSKVHGSGKLIGCGSVNSYLLSLAQGWGSKEEGLGLYSCVLANERTQEEGLSLFPSDIENENVGDKSQHRIGSSLYFELHGLNTQSTEQSVGNSSSTLRVIHIPDLHLRKEGDLLIMKQCIEQYNVPPELRFSLLTRIRYAHAFRSPGICRLYSRICLLAFIVLVKSNDANDELTAFFANEPEYTNELIRIVRSEETIPGNIRTLAMLALGAQLAAYSASHDRARILSGSSISFTAGNRMILLNVLQKAVLSLKGSSDPSSLSFIEALLQFYLLHITSSSASGSNIRGSGMVPTFLPLLEDSDLSHMHLVYLAVKALQKLMDYSSSAVTLLRELGGVELLAQRLQIEVHRVTGISGGNDNSMVYGEYSGYNDDQLHSQKRLIKVLLKALGSATYAPANSTRPQNPNESSLPGTLSLIYRNADKFGGDIYYSAVTVMSEIIHKDPTCLPALLDLGLPDAFLSSVLSGVLPSSKAITCVPNGLGAICLNAKGLEAVKETSALRFLVDIFTRKKYVLVMNEAIVPFANAVEELLRHVSSLRSSGVDILIEIVNKIDSFGDSSGFSRSSSVEKVTESTAMETDSVDKGNEEQCCLVGAVDSVNEGISDEQFLQLCILHLMVLLHRTTENSETCRLFVEKSGIEALLKLLLRPSIVKSSEGMSIALHSTMVFKGFTQHHSAPLARAFCSSLGEHLKKAMSGFGAASGSFLLDPKLMPDDGVFSPLFLVEFLLFLAASKDNRWVSALLAELGNGSKDVLEDIGSVHREILWQIALLEDAKLEADDDGASASSAEPDSQQRESSASDTEEQRLNSFRRFLDPLLRRRTPGWSIESQFFDLVNLYRDLGRAGGFHQRLGIDGSNMRFGASHSTSSNVSGTANKKEYDKQRSYHTSCCDMMRSLSFHITHLFQELGKVMLLPSHRRDDTVNASPAAKSVASSFSSIALGHMNFGGHVNSSGSEASISTKCRYFGKVIDFIDSVLQDRPDSCNAIMLNCLYGCGVVQSVLTTFEATSQLLFAVNRAPASPMDMDDGNVKQDEKEDGDHAWIYGALASCGKLMAHLVASSFILSPFTKHLLVQPLANGDVPFPRDAETFVKVLQSMVLKAVLPVWTHPQFTDCSYDFITTVISIIRHIYSGVEVKDVTSSNSARITGPPPNETAIATIVEMGFSRSRAEEALRQVGSNSVELAMEWLFSHPEETQEDDELARALAMSLGNPETDTNVDVTNENSQELEEEMVQLPPVEELLSTCTKLLQMKEPLAFPVRDLLVLICSQNDGQCRSSVISFILDQVRDSSSASDGRNNSLLSALFHVLALILYEDVETREIASKTGLVKLVTDLLFEWDTGSADKEKRQAPKWVTTAFLALDRLLQVDQKLNTEIVEQLKGDNVSCQQTSVSIDEDKKSKLHCSFGSARHIDIHEQKRLIEIACSCIRNQFPSETMHAVLQLCSTLTRTHSIAVHFLDCGGVSSLLLLPTSSLFPGFDNVAATIIHHVLEDPQTLQQAMEAEIKHSLSAMANRHSNGRVSPRNFLVNLSSVISRDPVIFMQSVKSVCQVEMVGDRPYIVLIKDRDKDKFKEKEKDKEKASDKDKAPQSDGKGNLCNVNSAGPGNGPGRLNDLNSKSVKMHRKYPQSFVIVIELLLDSVSAFVPPLTDDVKTEVPVDAPTSTDMEIDVTASKGKGKAIATVSEENEASGQDASASLAKMVFILKLLSEILLMYASSVNVLLRRDAEISSCRLPHQRMSTGLSTCGIFHHFLHSFIPYSRNSKKERKIDGDWRHKLATRASQFLVASCVRSAEARKRVFTEINCIFNDFVDSCEGFKPPSSDMQTFIDLLNDILVARTPTGSCISAEASATFIDVGLVASLTRTLEVLDLDNSESPKFVTGLIKALELVTKEHVHSADSSAIKGENSVKPVDQNQSGGADNIVDASQSMEMVSQSNRDAVAADHIESFNTVQNYGGSEAVTDDMEHDQDIDGGFAPATEDDYMQETSENGRGLGNGVDNLAIHFEIQPHEQENLGDDEDEEMSGDEGDEVEEDDDDEDEDHNDLEEDDVHHLSHPDTDQDDHEIDDDEFDDEVLEEDDEDDGDDEGGVILRLEEGINGMDVFDQIEVLGRDHSFTSEALHVMPVEVFGSRRHERTTSIYSPLGRSGENSGPSTHPLLVGPSSLHSASTRQSENARDMIISNRNSDSTSSRLDTIFRSLRNGRHSHRLNLWVDESQQSSGSSAATVPQGLEELLVSQLRRPVPEKTSDHNTSTVEPQTHGEGSQLQGSGPGATPEIPVVNSGNNENANVLPSSAATDSSLNADGRPAVTDSLQGTDASNIHQQSGEMQFEQNDAAVRVIEAVSQESSGSGATLGESLRSLDVEIGSADGHDDGGERQGSSDRISDPQAARARRTNVALGNSTAVGGRDVPLHSVTEVSENSSREAEQDSTTAEQQMNSDGGSGSIDPAFLDALPEELRTEVLSAQQGPAAQSSNAEEQNSGDIDPEFLAALPPDIRAEVLAQQQAQRLHQSQELEGQPVEMDTVSIIATFPSDLREEVLLTSSDAILANLTPALVAEANMLRERFAHRYHNRNLFGMYPRNRRGESSRRGEGIGSSLDRMGGSIVSRRSGSAKLIEAEGTPLIGPEALQAMVRLLRMVQPPYKGSLQKLLLNLCAHNETRTALVKILMDMLTLDTRKPVSYPNAIEPPYRLYGCQNNVMYSRPQYFDGVPPLVSRRVLETLTYLTRNHPYVAKILLQFRLPSPTLQELRNSDQSRGKALMNEEQQEGYISIVLLLSLLNQPLYLRSIAHLEQLLNLLDVIIDHVERKPLSSEKSKASSTEQKPALQISMSDADINAENHDALEVSESPLKTMDSSTASTSDGSNECDAQSVLTNLPRTELRLLCSLLAREGLSDNAYSLVAEVMKKLVAIAPSHCHLFISELADAVQNLIRSAMDELKLFGEAVKSLLSTTSSDGAAILRVLQALSSLVTSITEKEKDLQLLPETERSSALSQVWDINTALEPLWIELSICISKIESYSDSAPDLLAPSSTSTSRQSGLTPPLPAGTQNILPYIESFFVMCEKLHPAQPGSVNDFGMAALSDVEDASTPSAGQQKNASSVSKFDEKHVAFVKFSEKHRKLLNGFIRQNPGLLEKSFSLMLKVPRFVDFDNKRAHFRSKIKHQQHDHHHSPLRISVRRAYILEDSYNQLRLRSTQDLKGRLTVHFQGEEGIDAGGLTREWYQLLSRVIFDKGALLFTTVGNESTFQPNPNSVYQTEHLSYFKFVGRVVGKALFDGQLLDVHFTRSFYKHILGAKVTYHDIEAIDPDYFKNLKWMLENDISDVLDLTFSIDADEEKLILYERTQVTDYELIPGGRNIKVTEENKHQYVDLIAEHRLTTAIRPQINAFLEGFNELIPRELISIFNDKELELLISGLPEIDMDDMRANTEYSGFSAASPVIQWFWDVVQGFSKEDKARLLQFVTGTSKVPLEGFSALQGISGSQKFQIHKAYGSPDHLPSAHTCFNQLDLPEYPSKEHLEERLLLAIHEANEGFGFG; from the exons ATGGCGAATATAAGATCGACTTTGCCTTCTAGGCTTCGCCAGCTTTTGTCCGGTGAAACCACCATCAGTCCTTCTATCAAACTCGACTCTGAGCCG CCTCCTCAAATTAAAGCATTCATTGATAAAGTGATCCAGAGTCCATTACAGGATATAGCAATACCTCTTTCAGGCTTTCGATGGGAGTACAGTAAG GGGAATTTTCATCATTGGAGGCCACTCTTTCTTCATTTTGATACATATTTCAAGACTTACTTGTCTTGTAGGAATGATCTTCTACTGTCAGATAAAATTCTAGAAGATGATAATCCAGTTCCGAAGCAAGCAGTTCTTCAAATACTACGAGTAATGCAAACAATCTTGGAGAATTGCCACAACAAAAGTTCATTTGATGGCTTGGAG AATTTCAAGCTTCTACTTTCATCCACTGATCCTGAAATTCTTATAGCTACACTGGAGACTCTTTTTGCACTTGTTAAAATAAATCCTTCCAAGGTCCATGGTAGTGGTAAGTTGATTGGATGTGGCTCAGTAAACAGCTATCTGCTGTCTCTTGCTCAGGGATGGGGGAGCAAGGAGGAGGGATTGGGCCTGTATTCATGTGTTTTGGCAAATGAGAGAACACAGGAGGAAGGGCTTAGCTTGTTTCCATCCGACatagaaaatgaaaatgttggtGATAAGTCTCAACACCGGATTGGTTCTAGCCTTTATTTTGAATTGCATGGGCTCAATACTCAAAGCACTGAACAAAGTGTTGGCAATTCAAGTTCTACTTTGAGAGTCATACACATTCCAGATCTGCATTTGCGTAAGGAGGGTGATCTGTTAATAATGAAGCAATGCATTGAGCAGTATAATGTACCACCTGAGCTCCGGTTTTCATTGCTAACAAGAATTAGATATGCACATGCCTTTCGGTCGCCCGGGATATGCAGGCTGTACAGCAGGATTTGCCTTCTTGCATTTATTGTCCTTGTTAAGTCTAATGATGCTAATGATGAGCTGACAGCTTTTTTTGCAAATGAACCGGAGTATACAAATGAATTAATCAGGATAGTGCGGTCAGAAGAAACTATTCCAGGAAATATTAGAACTCTTGCAATGCTTGCATTGGGTGCTCAGTTAGCTGCATATTCGGCATCTCATGACCGAGCACGAATTTTGAGTGGATCTAGTATTAGTTTCACTGCTGGGAATCGGATGATCCTGCTGAATGTGCTCCAGAAGGCAGTTTTGTCACTCAAAGGTTCTAGTGATCCATCATCTCTCTCTTTCATTGAGGCCCTTCTTCAGTTCTATCTGCTTCATATCACATCATCATCTGCATCAGGGAGTAATATTCGAGGGTCAGGAATGGTTCCAACCTTTTTACCTCTCTTGGAGGATTCTGACCTGAGTCATATGCATCTCGTCTATTTAGCTGTAAAAGCTCTACAAAAGCTAATGGATTACAGTAGTTCAGCTGTAACATTGCTTAGAGAACTCGGTGGAGTGGAGCTTTTAGCTCAGAGGCTACAAATAGAAGTGCATAGAGTTACTGGTATCTCTGGTGGAAATGATAATTCAATGGTCTATGGTGAATACTCTGGATACAATGATGACCAGTTGCATTCCCAAAAGAGGCTTATAAAGGTACTTTTGAAGGCTCTTGGTTCTGCTACATATGCTCCTGCAAACTCCACTAGACCGCAGAATCCTAATGAAAGTTCACTGCCTGGTACATTGTCACTCATATATAGGAATGCAGATAAATTTGGAGGTGATATATACTACTCTGCTGTGACTGTAATGAGTGAAATTATCCATAAAGACCCAACTTGTCTTCCTGCACTGCTTGATTTGGGTCTTCCAGATGCCTTTTTATCTTCAGTGTTATCTGGGGTACTTCCATCTTCAAAGGCTATAACATGTGTTCCAAATGGCCTTGGTGCCATATGTCTTAATGCCAAAGGCTTGGAAGCAGTGAAAGAAACTTCAGCATTGCGATTCCTTGTTGACATCTTTACTAGGAAGAAGTATGTGTTGGTGATGAATGAGGCAATTGTTCCTTTTGCAAATGCAGTTGAAGAGCTTTTGCGCCATGTATCTTCATTGAGGAGCAGTGGTGTTGATATACTTATTGAAATTGTGAATAAAATTGATTCCTTTGGGGACAGTAGTGGTTTCTCTAGGTCATCATCTGTGGAAAAAGTTACTGAGAGTACTGCAATGGAAACTGATTCCGTAGACAAAGGAAATGAAGAGCAGTGTTGTCTGGTTGGTGCAGTGGATTCTGTAAATGAAGGAATCAGTGATGAACAGTTTCTTCAATTGTGCATTTTGCATCTGATGGTTTTGCTTCATAGAACTACAGAGAATTCTGAAACATGTCGTCTGTTTGTGGAGAAATCAGGAATTGAGGCTCTACTGAAGCTTCTTTTGAGACCCAGTATTGTAAAATCATCTGAGGGGATGTCTATTGCTTTACATAGCACCATGGTTTTTAAGGGGTTCACTCAGCATCACTCTGCTCCTCTTGCTCGTGCCTTTTGTTCTTCTCTTGGTGAACATTTGAAGAAAGCTATGAGTGGATTTGGTGCAGCTTCAGGGTCCTTTTTACTGGATCCTAAGTTGATGCCTGATGATGGAGTCTTTTCTCCCCTTTTCCTTGTTGAGTTCCTTCTATTTCTTGCTGCGTCCAAAGATAATCGTTGGGTTAGTGCTTTGCTTGCTGAACTTGGAAATGGCAGCAAAGATGTTCTGGAAGACATTGGTTCTGTCCATCGAGAAATCTTATGGCAGATTGCTCTCCTTGAAGATGCCAAACTTGAAGCAGATGATGATGGTGCTAGTGCTAGTTCTGCTGAGCCTGATTCACAGCAACGGGAATCTAGTGCAAGTGATACCGAAGAGCAGAGGTTGAATTCCTTCAGACGGTTCCTTGATCCATTATTAAGGCGGAGGACGCCAGGATGGAGTATTGAATCCCAGTTCTTTGACCTTGTAAACCTTTACCGTGACCTTGGCCGAGCCGGTGGCTTTCATCAGAGATTGGGTATTGATGGTTCAAACATGCGGTTTGGAGCCAGTCATTCTACTTCATCAAATGTTTCTGGAACGGCCAACAAAAAGGAATATGACAAGCAGAGGTCATACCACACCTCTTGCTGTGATATGATGAGGTCACTTTCCTTCCACATTACCCATTTATTTCAAGAGTTGGGAAAAGTGATGTTACTTCCTTCTCATCGTCGGGATGATACAGTTAATGCATCCCCTGCAGCAAAATCTGTTGCTTCTAGTTTTTCCTCTATTGCATTGGGTCACATGAACTTTGGAGGTCATGTAAATTCTTCTGGTTCAGAAGCATCCATATCTACAAAGTGTCGCTACTTCGGTAAGGTTATTGATTTCATTGATAGTGTTCTCCAGGACAGGCCTGATTCTTGTAATGCTATTATGTTAAACTGCTTATATGGATGTGGAGTTGTACAATCAGTTTTGACAACTTTTGAAGCTACCAGTCAATTACTATTTGCTGTTAATAGGGCTCCAGCTTCTCCTATGGATATGGATGATGGTAATGTAAAGCAGGATGAAAAGGAAGATGGAGATCATGCATGGATTTATGGTGCATTAGCTAGCTGTGGCAAACTTATGGCCCACCTGGTGGCATCTTCTTTTATTTTGTCCCCATTCACCAAACACCTGCTTGTGCAACCACTTGCAAATGGAGATGTTCCATTCCCAAGGGATGCTGAAACTTTTGTAAAGGTGCTTCAATCTATGGTGCTTAAGGCAGTTCTTCCAGTATGGACTCATCCACAGTTTACTGATTGCAGTTACGATTTCATCACCACAGTTATATCTATCATTAGGCACATTTACTCTGGTGTTGAAGTGAAAGATGTTACCAGCAGCAATAGTGCTCGTATTACTGGGCCCCCTCCAAATGAAACAGCTATTGCAACAATTGTTGAGATGGGATTTTCCAGGTCTAGGGCAGAAGAAGCTCTGAGACAAGTTGGATCTAATAGTGTGGAGTTAGCAATGGAGTGGTTATTCTCCCATCCAGAGGAAACCCAGGAGGATGATGAACTTGCTCGTGCACTTGCCATGTCTCTTGGGAACCCTGAAACTGACACAAATGTAGATGTTACAAATGAAAATAGCCAGGAACTTGAAGAAGAGATGGTCCAACTTCCTCCTGTTGAGGAATTGTTGTCAACATGTACAAAGCTGCTTCAGATGAAGGAACCTCTAGCTTTCCCAGTTAGAGATCTCCTTGTATTAATATGCTCCCAAAATGATGGTCAATGTAGGTCCAGTGTCATTTCCTTCATTCTTGACCAAGTGAGAGATTCTAGTTCTGCTTCTGATGGCAGAAACAATTCTCTGCTCTCTGCCCTTTTCCATGTTCTTGCTTTAATCCTTTATGAGGATGTGGAGACACGGGAAATCGCCTCAAAGACTGGACTGGTAAAACTTGTGACCGATTTACTTTTTGAATGGGACACTGGTTCAGCGGACAAGGAGAAGCGTCAAGCTCCAAAGTGGGTAACAACTGCTTTCCTTGCTCTTGATAGGCTACTTCAGGTGGATCAAAAATTGAATACTGAAATTGTTGAGCAATTGAAAGGGGACAATGTTAGTTGTCAGCAGACATCTGTTAGTATTGATGAAGATAAGAAAAGTAAGTTGCATTGCTCATTTGGATCTGCAAGACATATTGATATTCATGAGCAGAAGAGACTGATAGAGATTGCTTGTAGTTGTATAAGAAACCAGTTTCCATCTGAAACAATGCATGCTGTTCTGCAGCTATGTTCTACTCTAACTAGAACCCATTCTATTGCTGTTCATTTTCTTGATTGTGGTGGTGTAAGTTCACTTCTTTTGTTGCCGACAAGTAGTCTTTTTCCTGGGTTTGATAATGTTGCTGCTACCATTATCCATCATGTCCTTGAAGATCCTCAAACCTTGCAGCAGGCAATGGAAGCTGAAATAAAGCATAGTCTTTCGGCTATGGCTAACCGGCATTCTAATGGAAGGGTCAGTCCACGTAATTTCCTTGTCAACCTAAGTTCTGTCATTTCACGTGATCCGGTTATATTTATGCAGTCTGTTAAGTCTGTCTGCCAAGTTGAGATGGTTGGTGACAGACCTTATATTGTTTTGATTAAAGATCGTGACAAAGATAAATtcaaggagaaagaaaaagataagGAGAAAGCATCGGACAAAGATAAAGCACCTCAAAGTGATGGAAAGGGTAATCTGTGCAATGTGAACTCAGCAGGTCCAGGAAATGGGCCTGGAAGACTTAATGATTTGAATTCTAAGTCTGTTAAAATGCATAGAAAATATCCTCAAAGCTTTGTAATTGTGATCGAGCTTCTTTTGGATTCAGTTAGTGCATTTGTGCCTCCCTTGACAGATGATGTCAAAACAGAGGTGCCTGTTGATGCACCAACATCAACTGATATGGAAATTGATGTTACTGCTAGCAAGGGTAAAGGAAAAGCCATTGCAACTGTGTCTGAGGAGAATGAAGCTTCTGGTCAAGATGCTTCTGCATCACTTGCAAAGATGGTCTTCATCTTGAAACTTTTGTCAGAGATTCTGTTAATGTATGCTTCATCTGTGAATGTGCTCCTCCGAAGAGATGCTGAAATTAGTAGCTGCAGGCTCCCTCATCAAAGGATGTCAACTGGTTTATCCACTTGTGGAATATTTCACCATTTTCTTCACAGTTTTATTCCATATTCCCGGAATTCAAAGAAGGAAAGGAAAATTGATGGTGACTGGAGGCATAAACTTGCAACCAGGGCTAGTCAATTTCTGGTTGCATCTTGTGTGCGATCAGCAGAGGCCAGGAAGAGAGTATTTACAGAGATTAATTGTATTTTCAATGACTTTGTTGATTCCTGCGAAGGTTTCAAACCTCCAAGCAGTGATATGCAGACTTTTATTGATTTGCTGAATGATATACTAGTTGCTCGTACGCCAACTGGTTCATGCATCTCAGCAGAAGCGTCGGCCACTTTTATAGATGTTGGGTTGGTTGCATCATTAACACGCACGCTTGAAGTGCTGGATTTGGATAATTCTGAGTCACCTAAATTTGTAACAGGGCTAATAAAAGCTTTGGAACTTGTAACCAAGGAGCATGTTCATTCTGCTGATTCTTCTGCTATCAAAGGTGAGAATTCTGTCAAACCTGTTGACCAGAATCAGTCTGGGGGAGCAGATAATATTGTTGATGCATCACAGTCCATGGAAATGGTATCTCAGTCCAACCGTGATGCAGTTGCAGCTGACCACATTGAATCTTTCAACACTGTCCAAAATTATGGTGGGTCTGAAGCTGTTACAGATGATATGGAGCATGACCAGGATATTGATGGAGGTTTTGCTCCTGCTACTGAGGATGATTATATGCAAGAAACTTCTGAGAATGGAAGGGGTCTTGGAAATGGTGTAGACAATCTGGCGATTCATTTTGAAATTCAGCCCCATGAGCAAGAAAACCTTGGTGATGATGAAGATGAGGAGATGTCGGGAGATGAGGGGgatgaagtggaagaagatgacGATGACGAAGATGAGGACCATAATGATTTGGAGGAAGATGATGTACATCACCTGTCTCATCCTGACACAGATCAAGATGATCATGAGATAGATGATGATGAGTTTGATGATGAAGTATTGGAGGAAGATGATGaggatgatggtgatgatgaggGTGGAGTTATTCTAAGGTTAGAGGAGGGTATCAATGGAATGGATGTGTTTGACCAGATTGAAGTCTTAGGCAGAGACCACAGCTTTACCAGTGAAGCTCTTCATGTAATGCCAGTTGAAGTTTTTGGTTCTAGACGTCATGAACGTACCACATCCATTTACAGTCCCCTGGGGCGCAGTGGAGAGAATTCAGGGCCTTCAACTCATCCTCTTTTAGTGGGACCTTCATCACTGCACTCAGCATCTACAAGGCAGTCAG AAAATGCCCGTGATatgattatttcaaatagaaactCAGACAGCACCTCATCACGGTTGGATACTATTTTCCGGTCTTTGAGGAATGGGCGTCATAGCCATCGTTTGAACTTGTGGGTTGATGAGAGCCAGCAAAGCAGTGGGTCTAGTGCAGCTACTGTACCACAAGGCCTTGAAGAGCTGCTTGTTTCCCAACTCAGGCGACCTGTCCCTGAGAAAACTTCTGATCACAACACATCAACCGTGGAACCTCAGACCCATGGTGAAGGTAGCCAGTTACAGGGATCAGGGCCTGGTGCTACACCCGAGATTCCAGTAGTAAACAGTGGAAATAATGAAAATGCTAATGTGCTTCCATCTTCTGCAGCAACTGATAGCTCTCTCAATGCTGATGGGAGACCTGCAGTTACTGATTCTCTGCAAGGAACAGATGCATCAAACATACATCAACAATCTGGTGAAATGCAATTTGAGCAGAATGATGCAGCTGTTCGTGTTATTGAAGCAGTGAGCCAAGAAAGTAGTGGTAGTGGGGCCACTTTAGGGGAAAGCCTTCGAAGCCTAGATGTTGAAATTGGAAGTGCAGATGGCCATGATGATGGTGGAGAAAGGCAAGGTTCTTCAGACAGAATATCTGATCCACAGGCTGCACGTGCAAGAAGAACAAATGTGGCTTTAGGGAATTCAACAGCTGTTGGTGGGAGAGATGTACCTCTTCATAGTGTTACTGAGGTTTCAGAGAATTCTAGTCGAGAAGCAGAGCAAGATAGTACCACTGCTGAGCAGCAGATGAATAGTGATGGTGGTTCTGGATCAATTGATCCTGCATTTTTAGATGCTCTCCCAGAGGAGTTGCGTACTGAAGTTCTTTCCGCTCAGCAGGGTCCAGCGGCTCAGTCTTCAAATGCTGAAGAACAGAATTCTGGGGATATCGACCCAGAATTTCTTGCTGCTCTTCCGCCAGACATCCGAGCTGAAGTCCTTGCACAACAGCAAGCTCAAAGGCTTCATCAATCTCAAGAACTTGAAGGTCAACCAGTTGAAATGGACACGGTTTCGATAATTGCCACGTTTCCTTCTGATTTACGAGAAGAG GTTCTATTAACATCATCTGATGCTATTCTTGCTAATCTCACCCCTGCCCTTGTTGCGGAGGCAAACATGTTACGTGAGAGATTTGCACATCGCTATCATAACCGTAACTTGTTTGGGATGTACCCTAGGAATCGCAGAGGTGAATCTTCTAGGAGAGGTGAAGGTATTGGATCCAGCTTGGACAGGATGGGGGGAAGTATAGTGTCACGCAGGTCTGGTTCTGCTAAGCTAATTGAAGCGGAAGGTACCCCCTTAATTGGCCCAGAAGCTCTTCAAGCAATGGTTCGATTACTTCGCATGGTTCAG CCACCGTATAAAGGTTCATTGCAGAAGCTTCTTTTGAACTTATGTGCTCATAACGAAACCAGAACAGCGTTAGTTAAAATCTTGATGGACATGCTGACGCTTGATACAAGAAAGCCTGTCAGTTATCCAAATGCAATTGAACCACCATACAGGCTTTACGGTTGCCAGAATAATGTTATGTATTCTCGTCCTCAATATTTTGATG GAGTTCCTCCTCTGGTGTCTAGGCGAGTTCTTGAAACTCTCACTTACTTGACTCGAAATCATCCATATGTTGCTAAGATCTTACTCCAGTTTAGATTGCCGTCTCCTACCCTACAAGAGCTAAGAAATAGTGATCAGTCACGTGGAAAGGCTTTGATGAATGAGGAGCAGCAGGAAGGATACATTTCCATTGTATTGCTATTGAGCCTTCTCAATCAACCCCTCTACTTGAGAAGTATAGCGCATCTAGAGCAG TTGCTTAACTTGCTGGATGTCATCATTGACCATGTGGAAAGAAAGCCTCTTTCATCTGAGAAATCAAAGGCATCTTCCACTGAACAAAAACCTGCTTTGCAAATTTCAATGTCTGATGCTGACATCAATGCTGAGAATCATGATGCTCTTGAGGTTTCTGAATCACCCTTAAAAACCATGGACTCTTCCACAGCATCAACGTCTGATGGAAGTAATGAATGTGATGCTCAGAGTGTACTTACCAATCTGCCACGAACAGAGCTCCGACTTTTATGTTCCTTGCTTGCACGGGAAGG TTTGTCAGATAATGCATATAGTCTGGTGGCAGAGGTAATGAAAAAGTTGGTTGCTATTGCTCCAAGCCATTGTCATCTTTTTATTTCTGAGCTGGCTGATGCTGTACAAAATTTGATTAGATCTGCCATGGACGAGTTAAAATTGTTCGGTGAAGCTGTGAAATCTCTACTAAGCACAACTTCTtctgatggagctgccattttaAGGGTTTTACAGGCACTAAGTTCTCTTGTGACCTCAATAACTGAGAAAGAGAAGGATCTGCAGCTGCTTCCTGAAACAGAGCGATCTTCTGCTCTTTCTCAGGTGTGGGACATCAATACAGCCTTGGAACCTTTGTGGATAGAGTTGAGCATTTGCATAAGCAAAATAGAGAGCTATTCAGATTCTGCACCAGATTTATTAGCTCCATCCAGCACATCCACATCAAGACAATCTGGTTTAACACCACCCCTACCTGCAGGCACTCAGAACATCTTACCATATATAGAATCTTTCTTTGTGATGTGCGAGAAGTTACATCCTGCACAACCGGGTTCTGTTAATGATTTTGGCATGGCTGCGCTTTCTGATGTTGAGGATGCCAGCACCCCATCTGCTGGCCAGCAGAAAAATGCTTCTTCTGTctcaaaatttgatgaaaaacatGTTGCCTTTGTAAAGTTCTCAGAGAAGCATAGGAAGTTGTTAAACGGTTTTATCCGCCAGAATCCTGGCCTCCTTGAGAAGTCATTTTCACTCATGCTGAAGGTTCCCCGCTTTGTCGATTTTGATAATAAACGTGCTCACTTCAGGTCCAAAATAAAGCATCAACAACATGATCATCATCACAGTCCTCTAAGAATATCGGTTAGAAGAGCTTACATACTTGAGGATTCTTATAACCAACTACGTTTGCGATCAACTCAAGATTTGAAGGGGAGGTTGACTGTTCACTTCCAAGGAGAGGAAGGTATTGATGCTGGCGGGCTTACAAGGGAATGGTATCAGCTGTTGTCCAGAGTTATATTTGACAAAGGAGCATTGCTTTTCACTACAGTGGGGAATGAGTCAACATTCCAGCCTAACCCCAACTCAGTCTACCAAACTGAACATCTTTCATACTTCAAATTTGTTGGACGAGTT GTTGGCAAAGCACTTTTTGATGGGCAACTCTTGGATGTCCACTTCACTAGATCTTTCTACAAGCATATCTTGGGGGCCAAAGTTACTTATCATGACATTGAAGCAATTGATCCTGATTACTTCAAAAACCTGAAGTGGATGCTTGAG AATGATATCAGTGATGTTCTCGACCTTACATTTAGCATTGATGCTGATGAGGAGAAGCTAATATTGTATGAAAGGACGCAG GTGACTGACTATGAACTGATTCCTGGTGGTCGGAACATTAAAGTTACTGAGGAGAACAAACACCAGTACGTTGATTTAATTGCTGAGCATCGTTTGACAACTGCTATTCGTCCTCAAATAAATGCATTTTTGGAAGGATTCAATGAATTAATTCCTAGGGAattaatatctatttttaatgACAAGGAGCTGGAGTTACTGATAAGTGGTCTACCAGAAATAGATA TGGATGATATGAGGGCAAATACGGAGTACTCTGGTTTTAGTGCTGCATCACCTGTTATACAGTGGTTTTGGGATGTTGTCCAAGGGTTCAGTAAGGAGGATAAAGCTCGGCTTCTTCAGTTTGTGACTGGTACCTCAAAG GTGCCTTTAGAAGGTTTTAGTGCACTTCAAGGAATTTCAGGTTCACAGAAGTTCCAGATACACAAAGCATATGGCAGCCCTGATCACTTGCCTTCTGCTCATACCTG TTTCAATCAATTGGATTTACCCGAGTATCCATCGAAGGAACATCTAGAAGAGAGGTTGTTGCTTGCAATTCACGAAGCCAATGAAGGGTTCGGATTTGGTTAA